Within Sandaracinaceae bacterium, the genomic segment TCGTGTTACCGGCGTGAGAGGCCGATGTCCTAACCACTAGACGATGGGGCCAGCTTGGAAGCTGCGAGCCCTTATAGGGGCTCGCAGCGAAAGAGCAAGCTGCTCGGGGACAAGGATTCGAACCTCGATAGCCAGAACCAGAAACTGGCGTCCTGCCGTTAGACGATCCCCGAATGTCAACACCCAGGAGGCCCTAGGGGCCCTGCGAGGAGCGGACTATAGTCAGAACGTCCTCGGGAGCAAGCCCTTGGGCCTACTTTTTCGGCGGCGGCTCGGGGGTGGTGGCTGGCTCGCGATGGTGGGGGCGTGATCGAGGGGGCGGGGGCGGGGCAGGCCTCGCGGCGGGGCCGGTCGCGCTGGCGCTCCCTCGGGTGCCTCCGCCCATTTCGGCGCGTCGGGGGGGGGGGGGGGCGGGGGGGGGGGGCGCGGTGCGGGGCGGGGCGGGGTGGGGGCGGGCGCGGGGGGCCGGGGGCCGCGCGGTGCCCCGCCCTCCCTCACGATCACCTCGCCCCAAGCCAAGGAGGAGGAGTTAGAGCGTAGTTGGAGTGAGTGAATCGCCATTCAGTACGAGACGCGCTATGGTGCCCAGCGCATGACCCAAGACTTCGCCCGCTTCAACGGTACCGATACCTACCTGACCAGCGATGCCCTCAAGGCGTCCGTGAACTGTGCGCTGCTGCTGGAGCGCCCGCTGCTGGTGCGTGGCGAGCCGGGCACGGGCAAGACGCTCTTGGCCGAGGCCGCCGCCGAAGCGCTGGGGCTCGAGCTGGTGCGCTGGCACGTGAAGAGCACCACGCGCGCGCAGGACGGCCTCTATGTCTACGACACCGTGCAGCGCCTGTACGACTCGCGCTTCGGCGACAAGGACGTCAACGACATCTCGCACTACATCAAGCTCGGGCCCATGGGGCGCGCGTTCGACTCGCCCAAGCGCGTGGTGTTGCTCATCGACGAGATCGACAAGGCGGACATCGAGTTCCCGAACGACCTGCTGCACGAGCTCGATCGGATGCGCTTCTACATCAACGAGACGGGCCGTGAGGTGGTCGCGAAGGAGCGCCCGTTCGTCATCATCACGAGCAACGCCGAGAAGGAGCTGCCCGACGCGTTCCTCCGCCGCTGCGTGTTCCACTTCATCGACTTCCCGGAGAAGTCGCTCATGAAGGACATCGTGCGGGTGCATCACCCGAAGATCGAAGAGTCGCTGGTGGACCAGGCCATCGAGACGTTCTTCGAGATCCGCAGCATGACGCGGCTGCGCAAGCGCCCCAGCACCAGCGAGCTGGTGGACTGGATCGCGGTGCTCAAGCGCACCGGCGTGAAGGACGTGCGCCTCGACCAGAACCTGCCCTTCCTGGGCGCGCTGCTCAAGAAGGAGCAGGACCTCGTGGCGTTCGCGGACCAGCTGGCCGGCGGCCGTCGCTGGAGGAGCTGAGCCCGCGTGTTCGTCGACTTCATCTACGAGCTGCGCGCGTTCGGGGTGCCCGTGGGTGCCACCGAGACGGTGCGGCTCGCCGAGGCCATGTCGAAGGGGCTGCACGAGAACTCGCTCGACGGCTTCTACTACGTGGCCCGCGCGGTCCTGGTGCACTCGGAGCGCCACCTCGACCTCTTCGATCAGGCCTTCTTGAAGCACTTCAAGGGCATCGAGGTGGAGAGCAAGAAGCTGACGGA encodes:
- a CDS encoding MoxR family ATPase, whose product is MTQDFARFNGTDTYLTSDALKASVNCALLLERPLLVRGEPGTGKTLLAEAAAEALGLELVRWHVKSTTRAQDGLYVYDTVQRLYDSRFGDKDVNDISHYIKLGPMGRAFDSPKRVVLLIDEIDKADIEFPNDLLHELDRMRFYINETGREVVAKERPFVIITSNAEKELPDAFLRRCVFHFIDFPEKSLMKDIVRVHHPKIEESLVDQAIETFFEIRSMTRLRKRPSTSELVDWIAVLKRTGVKDVRLDQNLPFLGALLKKEQDLVAFADQLAGGRRWRS